The sequence below is a genomic window from Gemmatimonadota bacterium.
CTGGAGCGAGAAGTCACCGCAGTCGGTGAAATTGTGAGCATGCAAACAATCCCCGGCAAGCGTCGGCGATTCGTCATGACAGTCGAAGACCAGACCGGATCGGTCGCCTGCACCTGGTTTGGAGGCATTCAATACCTCAAAAATGCATACCGCGCGGGCGACATCGTGGCACTCGGGGGAAAACTGACGCGATTCGGGCGCACCCTGCAAATAGTACACCCCGAAATAGAAGTTCTCGCAAACGAAGAAGACGACAATCAGCGGCTACATACCGGACGCATCATCCCCCTGTACTCGACCACATCAAAAATGAAAGCAGACCGCCTCACAGCCCGCGCACTCCGCCGCCTGTTATTCGCCGCGCTACAAGCTGTTGGAGATCAGATCGAAGACCCATTGGACGAAAACATACGCAAACGCTGTGGCCTGATGCGCCTCAGAGACGCAATTGAAAAAATCCATTTCCCAGACACAACAACGGATATAGACACCGCGCGGCAACGCCTATCATTTGACGAAATCTTCTATATCCAGCTTTATCTGGGACAAGCAAAAAAGCTGCGCCAAAGCACGCCCGGACGCGTACTGACATCCAGCGGCACCCTGACGCAACAACTCGTAGCGCATTTGCCCTTTGAACTCACACACGCACAAGCACATGCCATTGCAGAAATCGGCCATGACTTACATCGCCCTGTAGCCATGCATCGCCTGTTACAGGGCGATGTGGGATCCGGCAAAACCCTCGTCGCCCTCCACGCCATGTTGTGTGCCACAGACAGCGGCGCGCAGGCCGCCTTAATGGCACCCACAGAGATCCTCGCCGAGCAACACGCCCACACCATTCGGGAACTCGTCGCACCATTGGGCTTAGACATAGCACTGGTAACAGGACGCATGCCAAAGGCACAACGCACCAGAGTACTGGACGGATTGCGTTCTGAAAAAATAAAAATAGCAGTCGGCACACATGCCCTATTGCAAAACGACATCGCATTTGCCGATCTCGCACTCATCGTCGTCGATGAGCAACATCGCTTTGGCGTGGTCCAGCGCGCCATGCTGCGCGAAAAAGGCAATGCGACCCATCTTCTGGTCATGACCGCCACTCCCATACCCAGATCCCTATCTCTAACCCTGTACGGCGACCTGGATGTCACCATCATCGACGCCCTGCCGCCCGGTCGCATCCCTGTACGCACGGGATGGCGTTATGCGCTGGACCGCGACCGCGCACTGCAATTTCTCCGCAGCGAACTGCAACAAGGACATCAGGCATATATCGTCTATCCACTCGTATCCGAATCCGAAAAAAGCGACCTGCAAGCCGCCACTGCCGCCTTTGAAAACCTGCAACAGGGCGCACTCTCCAACTTCCAACTGGGCTTGTTGCACGGACGGCTAAAACGCGACAAAAAAGAAACCACAATGTCTGCCTTCAGGCGCGGCGACCTGGATGCGCTGGTCACGACAACAGTCATAGAAGTCGGCGTCGATGTGCCCAATGCCACAGTCATGATGGTCGAACACGCCGAGCGCTTTGGACTATCGCAATTGCACCAATTGCGCGGGCGCGTGGGCCGCGGTCAACATCAATCCTACTGTATTTTAATCGCAGATCCCCAGGAAGAATTATCGGATGACGCGCGTGAACGCCTCGACGCCATGGCGCGAACAACGGACGGATTTGAAATATCAGAAGCCGACTTGTGCATCCGGGGACCCGGACATATTTTTGGCACACAACAAGCTGGCTTCCCCAAATTTCACTTTGCCGACCTCGCTCGCGACGGCGCCTTAATCACCGCCGCACGCCGAGAAGCGCAGACACTCCTATCCCACGACCCAAATTTGACCGCGCACACTATCTTAAGACGAGAATTAGACGCAACCGCACGCCATGACATGCAAATTGTGGAAGCGGGATGACTGATGGGACGGCACAGGGGCCGTCCCCTACGGCAGATTGTTACATGTTTTGTAGGGGCGACCCCCTGTGGTCGCCCGCTAACCGCTAATAGTTGACACCCATATTGTATTATGGTAGATTGATTCGGTTTCTTATGCATCCATCCGTGTTCATCCGTGTTCATCGGTGGTTGCTTTTGATTTTTTCATCTTTCCCCGGAAACTGACTGATGAATCATAAGCTGCGCATTGCGTTGCTTGGCACGATTAACCGCGACACGATTCACACCGCCGATGGCGTGACAACCGAAAGCTACGGCGGTTTGTTGTACAGCATCCTGGCACTGGCCGAGATCGCGTCTTCTCAGGTAGCGATTTACCCCATCTGCAATGTAGGCGCAGACATGGAAGCCGTAGTGCGCAAAAAACTCGCGCCATATCCGCACGTCAAATTCGACGGCATCCGATTTGTATCGGGCAAAAACCCCCATTGCTTTTTGGATTACGACGCAAATGGTCGCAAACGCGAAACCCTGCACAATGACGTCCCGAAAATCTCTTTTTCACAAATTAAACCATTTTTAGACTGCGACGCGATATGCTTTAATTTTATCACCGGAATGGAACTCGCCCTCGAAACCGCACAGCGCGTGCGTCGTTTCGCCACCGGTTTGCTATTGATGGATGTCCACAGTCTAACCCTGGGCATGGATGAAAAACGCCGTCGATTCTGGCGCGTGCCCCCGCAGTGGGAAAAATGGATGGGATGCGTGGATGTCGTACAAATGAATGAGCAAGAAGGCGCTTTACTCGCCGGCGAAACACTCCATGGAAAGAACGCAACACGCCGCTTTGCAAAGCAGGTACTGTGCGCGGGACCTTCAGTATTGATGATCACGCGCAGCAATCGCGGTTCTGAGACAATTTTTCAAAACGATCGCTCAGACATTGTAATCGACCCGTTTGACCCCGCGCCCATATCCGAACCCTGTGACGAAACCGGATGTGGCGACACCTTTTTAATGGGATATACCTGGGCCTTCTTGCAAACGGGCAACCGCGCAGTTGCAAGCCGTTTTGCCAATCGGGTGGCGGGTATCAACGTGTGTTTGCGCGGCATTGAGGGCATTGCGAAAATAAATCAATTCTTAAACCCCGAAGACCTGCCTGTGCGGGACATTCAGACAGGTCAACCTGCCGTATTAAACGGCATTCTCCCCGGTCCTGAAAGGAGGGCCTGATGCAAGAATATCAATTTCCAAACCGTCCAAATTTCGACTTGCAATTCAACCCCAAGTTCATCTATTACGGGTTAATTGTACTGGCATTGCTCTGGTTGGCCAGTGGCATCTATACGGTGCGGCAAGATGAGCAAGCAGTCGTATTTCGATTCGGACAAGCGGTAAGCCTGGAAGATCCTGGCATCCACTACCACTGGCCCACACCCATCGAGCGCATTGAGAAAGAGCGCGTATCAGAGGTAAAACGCCTCGAAGTCGGCTTTCGCACCATCAGCGTAACGCCCACGCCGAGATACCAGAAGGTCTCAGCCGAATCCGCCATGTTGACCGGCGATGAGAATATCGTCGATGTAGAATTGATCGTTCAGTACCGCATCCGCGACTTGGAGAACTACTTGTTCCAGGTCAACGACCAGCGAAAAGCCATCAAAGACGTGACCGAGGCCGCATTGCGCCAGGTCGTTGGGCAGCGCACCATCGACGAGGCTCTCACAGAGGGCAAGCTGGAAATACAGGAAGAGATACTGAAACAGGTTCAGGAAGTCCTGGACCTCTACCAAATTGGCGTGCGCGTCGATCAAGCAAAATTGCAAACCGTGTCTGTACCCCAGGAAGTCGATCACGCATTTAAGGACGTCGCCAACGCGCGAGAAGACAAAGAACGTCTCCGCAACGAAGCCGAAGCCTATCGCAATGACATCATCCCAAAAACGCGCGGTGAAGCCGAAAGAATGATCCGCGAAGCCGAAGCCTATAAAGTCGAGCGCGTCAAGCGCTCACAGGGCGATGCAGACCGCTTCGTCGAGGTGCTCAAAGAATATCGCAATGCAAAAGACGTGACCGAAACGCGAATGTACCTCGAAACAATGGAAAAAATTCTGCCCGGCATACAAAAATACGTCGTCGAATCCGATGGCAAGGGCGGTATCCTCAACGTTCTCAATCTGCAAAAGCCATTAGGAGGAGGAAATTGACATGCGCAACCTCGTAACCCTGGTGGTCATTTTGATCGCAGGGAGTATTTTACTGAATGCATCGTGTTATATCGTGGATGAACGCGAACAGGTCGTCGTCACAGAATTTGGGCAACCCGTACGCACCGTACAGTCCCCTGGTCTGCATTTTAAGATCCCATTTATCCAGCAATTGCACACCTTCGAAGATCGCCTGCTGTACAGCGATGCCGACCCAAGACAAATTTACACGCAGGACAAGAAAAACCTCATCGTCGATAATTTTGCCCGCTGGCGCATCACAGATCCACTCAAGTTTCTGGTATCTGTGCAAAATGTCTCTTATGCACAATCGCGCCTGGACGACATCATTTTTTCAGCGGTGCGCGAAGAACTCGGACAACGCACGCTGGTCGAGATCGTAGTTACGCACCGCGAGGAAATCATGAAAAAAGTGACAGAGCGCTCCCACGAGGCAGCACTCGGACTGGGCATTGATATCCTCGATGTGCGGATTAAACGCGCAGACCTGCCGCGGGAAAACAAAAACAACGTATTTGAACGCATGCGTGCCGAGCGCGATCGGCAGGCCAAAGAATACCGCGCCGAGGGCGAAGAAGCGGCTCTGAAAATCCGCGCGGAAACCGACCTTGAAGTTGCGCGACTCAAATCCGAAGCCCTGCAAA
It includes:
- a CDS encoding carbohydrate kinase family protein; protein product: MNHKLRIALLGTINRDTIHTADGVTTESYGGLLYSILALAEIASSQVAIYPICNVGADMEAVVRKKLAPYPHVKFDGIRFVSGKNPHCFLDYDANGRKRETLHNDVPKISFSQIKPFLDCDAICFNFITGMELALETAQRVRRFATGLLLMDVHSLTLGMDEKRRRFWRVPPQWEKWMGCVDVVQMNEQEGALLAGETLHGKNATRRFAKQVLCAGPSVLMITRSNRGSETIFQNDRSDIVIDPFDPAPISEPCDETGCGDTFLMGYTWAFLQTGNRAVASRFANRVAGINVCLRGIEGIAKINQFLNPEDLPVRDIQTGQPAVLNGILPGPERRA
- the recG gene encoding ATP-dependent DNA helicase RecG yields the protein MLSNLNQPLRTLPGIGPKREKVLENAGIATVGDLLLYLPYRYIDRSTEVGIAHLPLEREVTAVGEIVSMQTIPGKRRRFVMTVEDQTGSVACTWFGGIQYLKNAYRAGDIVALGGKLTRFGRTLQIVHPEIEVLANEEDDNQRLHTGRIIPLYSTTSKMKADRLTARALRRLLFAALQAVGDQIEDPLDENIRKRCGLMRLRDAIEKIHFPDTTTDIDTARQRLSFDEIFYIQLYLGQAKKLRQSTPGRVLTSSGTLTQQLVAHLPFELTHAQAHAIAEIGHDLHRPVAMHRLLQGDVGSGKTLVALHAMLCATDSGAQAALMAPTEILAEQHAHTIRELVAPLGLDIALVTGRMPKAQRTRVLDGLRSEKIKIAVGTHALLQNDIAFADLALIVVDEQHRFGVVQRAMLREKGNATHLLVMTATPIPRSLSLTLYGDLDVTIIDALPPGRIPVRTGWRYALDRDRALQFLRSELQQGHQAYIVYPLVSESEKSDLQAATAAFENLQQGALSNFQLGLLHGRLKRDKKETTMSAFRRGDLDALVTTTVIEVGVDVPNATVMMVEHAERFGLSQLHQLRGRVGRGQHQSYCILIADPQEELSDDARERLDAMARTTDGFEISEADLCIRGPGHIFGTQQAGFPKFHFADLARDGALITAARREAQTLLSHDPNLTAHTILRRELDATARHDMQIVEAG
- the hflC gene encoding protease modulator HflC, which translates into the protein MRNLVTLVVILIAGSILLNASCYIVDEREQVVVTEFGQPVRTVQSPGLHFKIPFIQQLHTFEDRLLYSDADPRQIYTQDKKNLIVDNFARWRITDPLKFLVSVQNVSYAQSRLDDIIFSAVREELGQRTLVEIVVTHREEIMKKVTERSHEAALGLGIDILDVRIKRADLPRENKNNVFERMRAERDRQAKEYRAEGEEAALKIRAETDLEVARLKSEALQKSQLIRGEGDAEALRIYADAFEQDPRFFQFWRTLEAYEKTLGEGTTVVMPPTSDFFKYLTKKRPR
- the hflK gene encoding FtsH protease activity modulator HflK; translated protein: MQEYQFPNRPNFDLQFNPKFIYYGLIVLALLWLASGIYTVRQDEQAVVFRFGQAVSLEDPGIHYHWPTPIERIEKERVSEVKRLEVGFRTISVTPTPRYQKVSAESAMLTGDENIVDVELIVQYRIRDLENYLFQVNDQRKAIKDVTEAALRQVVGQRTIDEALTEGKLEIQEEILKQVQEVLDLYQIGVRVDQAKLQTVSVPQEVDHAFKDVANAREDKERLRNEAEAYRNDIIPKTRGEAERMIREAEAYKVERVKRSQGDADRFVEVLKEYRNAKDVTETRMYLETMEKILPGIQKYVVESDGKGGILNVLNLQKPLGGGN